A stretch of Chitinophagaceae bacterium DNA encodes these proteins:
- a CDS encoding NADH-quinone oxidoreductase subunit M has protein sequence MDPKNIWITFPELLTWFPLVAGLVAFMIREEKKVKAWALTASLITLGISVASLVYADNAKYFYLNNVSYYWLKYLGSNLTLGIDGMGHLLTALTAIAFPIIFIATGKTTYKNAGAFYGLMLLTQSGLMGVFTAMDVLIFYFFWELAVIPAYFLCSRWGGERRIQATFKFFVYTFAGSLLMLVGIMYVYLHTYPTPFAEHSFAMNAFYSATLTAKEQSWLFWLFFVAFAIKMPVFPFHTWQPDTYEQAPAATTMVLSGIMVKMGVFAVIRWIVPIFPDAVNQFDNIVIGLSVVGMIYASLIAIKQDDLKRFVAYSSIAHIGLMCAAIFAKSSIGLQGVMIQMFSHGINIIGMWIVVDLVEKQTGTRKISELSGVAHKAPALTIFLVVIALANIALPLTNAFVGELMMFSGLFRFNMLYTAVALLSIILAAVYTLNMVQKVFYGEANPVTGTMQEISQGQKLVLSVLLVLIFLFGVFPQPLFDLTKDTVSAIVLRFK, from the coding sequence ATGGACCCGAAAAATATTTGGATAACATTCCCGGAATTGCTTACCTGGTTCCCGCTGGTGGCGGGCCTGGTTGCTTTTATGATCCGCGAGGAAAAAAAGGTGAAGGCCTGGGCATTGACCGCTTCGTTGATCACACTGGGTATCTCCGTTGCGAGCCTGGTCTATGCAGATAATGCAAAATACTTTTACCTGAACAACGTCAGCTACTACTGGCTGAAGTACCTGGGCAGCAATCTTACTTTGGGGATTGATGGAATGGGCCACCTGCTCACCGCATTGACTGCCATTGCTTTCCCGATCATTTTTATTGCAACCGGAAAAACTACGTATAAGAACGCGGGAGCTTTTTATGGATTGATGCTGCTGACCCAGAGCGGGCTGATGGGCGTATTCACCGCCATGGACGTTCTGATATTCTATTTCTTCTGGGAACTGGCTGTTATACCTGCATACTTCCTGTGCAGCCGCTGGGGCGGGGAAAGAAGGATACAGGCTACTTTTAAATTCTTTGTCTATACGTTTGCCGGTTCGTTACTGATGCTGGTAGGCATCATGTATGTTTACCTGCATACATACCCAACGCCTTTTGCGGAACATTCGTTTGCTATGAATGCATTTTACAGCGCCACCCTGACCGCAAAGGAACAAAGCTGGTTGTTCTGGTTATTCTTTGTTGCATTTGCTATCAAGATGCCGGTATTTCCTTTCCATACCTGGCAGCCCGATACCTATGAACAGGCACCTGCTGCCACCACCATGGTATTGAGCGGAATTATGGTAAAAATGGGTGTATTTGCGGTCATTCGCTGGATCGTTCCCATTTTCCCCGATGCGGTCAATCAATTCGACAACATTGTTATCGGTCTTTCCGTGGTTGGGATGATCTATGCCAGCCTGATCGCCATAAAACAGGATGACCTGAAACGTTTCGTGGCGTATTCATCGATTGCCCATATCGGCCTGATGTGTGCGGCCATTTTTGCCAAAAGCAGTATCGGCTTACAGGGTGTGATGATACAGATGTTCAGCCATGGGATCAATATAATCGGGATGTGGATTGTGGTTGACCTGGTGGAAAAACAGACCGGCACCCGGAAGATATCCGAACTGAGCGGCGTTGCCCATAAGGCACCTGCACTAACGATCTTCCTCGTGGTGATCGCCCTGGCCAATATCGCGTTGCCCCTGACCAATGCTTTTGTAGGCGAACTCATGATGTTCAGCGGGCTGTTCAGGTTCAATATGCTGTATACAGCCGTGGCATTGTTAAGCATCATACTGGCTGCCGTATACACCCTCAACATGGTGCAGAAGGTTTTTTACGGTGAAGCCAACCCGGTTACAGGAACCATGCAGGAAATCTCCCAGGGCCAGAAACTGGTATTAAGTGTGCTGCTGGTATTGATCTTCCTGTTTGGTGTTTTTCCGCAGCCGCTTTTCGACCTGACAAAAGATACGGTATCGGCCATTGTATTGAGATTTAAATAA